From Vitis vinifera cultivar Pinot Noir 40024 chromosome 5, ASM3070453v1, the proteins below share one genomic window:
- the LOC100251002 gene encoding uncharacterized protein LOC100251002, with product MRMMIGFLRKAPVLQVRFNLTASPTPQSLHFLLDHLYLFSSSSSTSISTSEKPHPFTVSYLINSCGLSHKDARSASKYVHFETPDKPNSVLALFNSHGFSKTQTSKIVKKEPQLLLSDPDKTLLPKLQFFYSKGASWPDIAKIVVCSPSILKRSLENQIIPSFNFFKDFLQSDKMAITVVKRFSRILLFDLHTYVASNMNALQEFGVPKSNIAGLLMNQPMAFMVRPNLFRENLEEVKKMGSNPSQMKFVIAIQAIRAGGKSSWERKIDIYKRWGWSEEEIRLAFTKSPWCMIYSEDKIMATMDFFVNKMGRESSSIARRPQLISPSLEKRIIPREHKEMKLNDVAEDCLFNSENPFTISLRVSYLHT from the exons atgaggatgatgattgGCTTCCTTCGCAAAGCCCCTGTGCTCCAGGTGAGGTTTAATCTCACAGCTTCTCCAACCCCACAAAGCTTGCATTTTCTTCTCGACCACCTCTACCTattctcatcttcttcttccacaTCCATTTCAACTTCTGAAAAACCACACCCATTCACTGTGTCTTATCTCATAAACTCATGTGGCCTCTCTCATAAAGATGCTCGATCAGCTTCTAAATACGTCCACTTTGAAACCCCCGATAAACCCAATTCGGTCCTTGCCCTCTTCAACAGCCACGGGTTCTCCAAAACCCAAACCTCGAAAATCGTCAAAAAGGAACCTCAACTCCTCTTATCCGATCCCGACAAAACCCTTCTGCCCAAACTCCAATTTTTCTACTCCAAAGGCGCTTCCTGGCCTGACATTGCCAAGATCGTAGTCTGTTCCCCATCCATCTTGAAACGAAGCTTGGAAAATCAAATCATCCCatcttttaatttcttcaaagaTTTTCTTCAATCCGACAAGATGGCAATTACTGTTGTTAAACGCTtttcccggattctactatttgaTCTTCACACCTATGTGGCTTCTAATATGAATGCGTTGCAGGAATTTGGAGTTCCCAAATCAAATATTGCAGGATTGCTAATGAATCAGCCTATGGCATTCATGGTGAGGCCAAATTTGTTTAGGGAGAATTTGGAGGAAGTAAAGAAAATGGGGTCTAATCCTTCACAAATGAAGTTTGTTATAGCAATCCAAGCAATAAGAGCGGGGGGGAAATCTTCCTGGGAAAGGAAGATTGATATATATAAGAGGTGGGGTTGGTCTGAGGAAGAGATTCGGTTAGCCTTTACAAAGTCTCCCTGGTGTATGATATATTCCGAGGATAAAATAATGGCAACAATGGATTTCTTTGTCAATAAAATGGGGAGGGAGTCTTCTTCGATTGCTCGCCGGCCCCAGCTTATCTCGCCCAGTTTGGAGAAGAGAATTATTCCCCG GGAGCATAAAGAAATGAAGCTCAATGATGTAGCCGAGGATTGCTTGTTCAACTCCGAGAATCCCTTCACCATCTCACTCCGTGTCTCCTACCTTCATACTTGA
- the LOC100252802 gene encoding uncharacterized protein LOC100252802: MRMMVSCLRKALVLQVRFTLSASPTRQSLRFLLHHLYPFSSISPSGKSQSFTVSYLIDSCGLSHKDALSASKFFSFETPDKPNSVLAFFNSHGFSKSQISKIVKSLPRLLASDPDKTLLPKLQFFYSKGASRPDVAKIVVSTPGILYRSLENQIIPSFNFFKDFLQSDEMAITVIKRFSRILLFDLHTYVASNINALQEFGVPKSNIAGLLMNRPMAFMVRPNLFRENLEEVKKMGFNPSQMKFVIAIHAMRAMGKSTWERKIDAYKRWGWSEEEIRLAFIKLPRCMTHSEDKIMATMDFFVNKMGRESSLIARRPLLIPLSLEKRIIPRYSVIQVLLSKGLIKNDTSLVVLFESTEKMFLRKFVNGFKEEAPQLMKLYQEKINLSKKQDCLQEGSGDC; this comes from the coding sequence ATGAGGATGATGGTCAGCTGCCTACGCAAAGCCCTTGTGCTCCAGGTGAGGTTTACTCTCTCAGCTTCACCAACCCGACAAAGCCTGCGTTTTCTTCTCCACCACCTCTACCCATTCTCATCCATTTCCCCTTCTGGGAAATCACAGTCATTCACTGTGTCTTACCTCATTGACTCATGTGGCCTCTCTCATAAAGATGCTCTGTCAGCTTCCAAATTCTTCTCTTTTGAAACCCCCGATAAACCCAATTCGGTCCTTGCCTTCTTCAACAGCCATGGCTTCTCGAAATCCCAAATCTCAAAAATCGTCAAATCACTACCTCGACTACTCGCATCCGATCCCGACAAAACCCTTTTGCCCAAACTCCAATTTTTCTACTCCAAAGGCGCTTCCAGGCCTGACGTTGCCAAAATCGTAGTCTCTACCCCAGGCATCTTGTATCGAAGCTTGGAAAATCAAATCATCCCatcttttaatttcttcaaagaTTTTCTTCAATCCGACGAGATGGCAATTACTGTTATTAAACGCTtttcccggattctactatttgaTCTTCACACCTATGTTGCATCTAATATCAATGCGTTGCAAGAATTTGGAGTCCCCAAATCAAATATTGCAGGATTGCTAATGAATCGGCCTATGGCATTCATGGTGAGGCCAAATCTGTTTAGGGAGAATTTGGAGGAAGTAAAGAAAATGGGGTTTAATCCTTCACAAATGAAGTTCGTTATAGCAATCCATGCAATGAGAGCGATGGGAAAATCAACCTGGGAAAGGAAGATTGATGCATATAAGAGGTGGGGTTGGTCTGAGGAAGAGATTCGGTTAGCCTTCATAAAGCTTCCCCGGTGTATGACTCATTCCGAGGATAAAATAATGGCAACAATGGATTTCTTCGTCAACAAAATGGGGAGGGAGTCTTCTTTGATTGCTCGCCGGCCCCTTCTTATCCCGCTTAGCTTGGAGAAGAGAATTATTCCTCGGTATTCAGTCATTCAAGTTTTGTTGTCAAAGGGTTTGATTAAGAACGACACTAGCCTGGTAGTTCTCTTTGAGTCTACTGAAAAGATGTTTCTGCGGAAGTTTGTGAATGGTTTCAAGGAGGAAGCTCCTCAGTTAATGAAACTGTATCAGGAAAAAATCAACCTTTCAAAAAAGCAAGACTGTCTCCAAGAGGGAAGTGGTGATTGTTGA
- the LOC100240766 gene encoding uncharacterized protein LOC100240766 produces the protein MTMMVGFLRKALVLQVRFTLSASPTPQSLPYLHHHLYPFSSSSEAHSFIVSHLINSCGFSHKAALSASKYLHFKTPEKPNSVFAFFNSHGFSESQTSKIVRSQPQLLVSDPDKSLLPKLHFFYSKGASNPDVVKIIASCPVILKRSLENQIIPSFNFFKDFFQSEEVTMATVKRFSRVLIVNPHICVESNINALQESGVPKSNIAALLSLQPRAFMVRPNHFREILEEVKKMGFDPSKTRFPTAVQAMTGMSKSTWERKIDAYKRWGWSEEDIWLAFTKSPWCMIYSEDKIMATMDFFVNKMGRESSLIANRPFLIGLSLEKRIIPRYSVVQVLLSKGLIDKDISLVVLFESTEKMFLEKFVNGYKEEAPQLLNLYQEKVNLSG, from the coding sequence ATGACGATGATGGTGGGCTTCCTCCGCAAAGCCCTTGTGCTCCAGGTGAGGTTTACTCTCTCAGCTTCACCAACTCCACAAAGCCTGCCTTATCTTCACCACCACCTCTACCCATTCTCATCTTCATCCGAAGCACACTCATTCATTGTGTCTCACCTCATAAACTCATGTGGCTTCTCCCATAAAGCGGCTCTATCGGCTTCCAAATACTTGCACTTTAAAACCCCAGAAAAACCCAATTCGGTCTTTGCCTTCTTCAACAGCCATGGCTTCTCCGAATCCCAAACCTCAAAAATTGTCAGATCACAACCTCAACTCCTCGTATCCGACCCAGACAAATCCCTTTTGCCCAAACTCCATTTTTTCTACTCCAAAGGCGCTTCTAACCCTGACGTTGTCAAGATCATAGCCTCTTGCCCAGTCATCTTGAAACGAAGTTTGGAAAATCAAATCATCCCATCCTTTAATTTCTTCAAAGATTTCTTTCAATCCGAGGAGGTGACAATGGCTACTGTTAAACGCTTTTCACGGGTTCTAATAGTTAATCCCCACATCTGTGTGGAATCTAATATCAATGCGTTGCAAGAATCTGGAGTACCCAAATCTAATATTGCCGCATTGCTAAGCCTCCAGCCTAGGGCATTCATGGTGAGACCAAATCATTTTAGGGAGATTTTGGAGGAAGTAAAGAAAATGGGGTTTGATCCTTCAAAAACAAGGTTTCCCACAGCAGTCCAAGCAATGACAGGGATGTCAAAATCAACCTGGGAAAGGAAGATCGATGCTTATAAGAGGTGGGGCTGGTCTGAGGAAGATATTTGGTTAGCCTTTACGAAGTCACCCTGGTGTATGATATATTCCGAGGATAAAATAATGGCAACAATGGATTTCTTCGTCAATAAAATGGGGAGGGAGTCTTCTTTGATTGCTAACCGGCCCTTTCTCATCGGGCTTAGCTTGGAGAAGAGAATTATTCCTCGGTATTCAGTTGTTCAAGTTTTGTTGTCAAAGGGTTTGATTGATAAAGACATTAGCCTGGTAGTTCTGTTTGAATCTACTGAAAAGATGTTTCTGGAAAAGTTTGTGAATGGCTACAAGGAAGAAGCTCCTCAGTTATTGAACTTGTACCAGGAAAAAGTCAATCTTTCAGGATAA
- the LOC100245862 gene encoding transcription termination factor MTERF5, chloroplastic: protein MRMMVGFLRKVALLQVRFTLSDSPTLQSLPFLHFHHHPFSSSSKAHSFTVSHLINSCGFSHQEALSASKFIHFETPEKPDSVFSFFNSHGFSKSQTSKIVRSQPQLIVSDPEKSLLPKLQFFYSKGVSKPDVARIVVSTPAILKRSLENQIIPSYNFFKDFFQSEEMAMGIVKRFARILLFDLHTYVESNINALQEFEVPKSNIAALLRHQPRVFMVRPNQFREILEEVKKMGFDPSQMKFVLAVQAIRGMSKSTWERKIDAYKSWCCSEEEIRLAFLKLPWSMVLSEDKLMATMDFYVNKMGWESSFIARRPVLLSLSLEKRIIPRYSVVQVLLSKGLINKDISPRVLFESTEQKFMQKFVNLYKKEASQLLNLYQERKKSIFQKKQDCLPEGRGSFRICTP from the coding sequence ATGAGGATGATGGTCGGCTTCCTCCGCAAAGTCGCTCTGCTTCAGGTGAGGTTTACTCTCTCAGATTCTCCAACCCTACAAAGCTTGCCTTTTCTTCACTTCCACCACCACCCATTCTCATCTTCATCCAAAGCACACTCATTCACTGTGTCTCACCTCATAAACTCATGTGGCTTCTCCCATCAAGAGGCTCTATCAGCTTCCAAATTCATCCACTTTGAAACCCCCGAAAAACCCGATTCCGTCTTTTCCTTCTTCAACAGCCATGGCTTCTCCAAATCCCAAACCTCAAAAATTGTTAGATCACAACCTCAACTCATTGTATCCGACCCCGAGAAATCCCTTTTGCCCAAACTCCAATTTTTCTACTCCAAAGGCGTTTCTAAGCCTGACGTTGCCAGGATCGTAGTCTCTACCCCAGCCATCTTGAAACGAAGCTTGGAAAATCAAATCATCCCATCTTATAATTTCTTCAAAGATTTCTTTCAATCCGAAGAGATGGCAATGGGTATTGTTAAACGCTTTGCGCGGATTCTACTGTTTGATCTTCACACCTATGTGGAATCTAATATCAATGCGTTGCAAGAATTTGAAGTACCCAAATCAAATATTGCTGCATTGCTAAGGCACCAGCCTAGGGTATTCATGGTGCGGCCAAATCAGTTTAGGGAGATTTTGGAGGAAGTAAAGAAAATGGGGTTTGATCCTTCACAAATGAAGTTTGTTCTAGCAGTTCAAGCAATAAGAGGGATGTCAAAATCAACCTGGGAAAGGAAGATTGATGCTTATAAGAGCTGGTGCTGTTCTGAGGAAGAGATTCGTTTAGCCTTTTTAAAGTTACCCTGGTCTATGGTACTTTCCGAGGATAAATTAATGGCAACAATGGATTTCTACGTCAATAAAATGGGGTGGGAGTCTTCTTTCATTGCTCGCCGGCCGGTGCTTCTCTCGCTTAGCTTGGAGAAGAGAATTATTCCTCGGTATTCAGTTGTTCAAGTTTTGTTGTCAAAAGGTTTGATTAATAAAGATATTAGCCCAAGAGTTCTGTTTGAATCTACTGAACAGAAGTTTATGCAAAAGTTTGTAAATCTCTACAAGAAAGAAGCTTCTCAGTTATTGAACTTGTATCAGGAAAGGAAAAAGTCAATCTTCCAGAAAAAGCAAGATTGTCTCCCAGAGGGAAGGGGTAGTTTTAGAATTTGTACACCGTGA
- the LOC100256384 gene encoding transcription termination factor MTERF5, chloroplastic: MRMMVGFLRKALMLQVRFSLTASPTPQSLHFLLYHLYPFSSSSTSISISQKAHPFTVSYLVNSCGLSHKDALSASKYIHFEAPEKPNSVLAFFNSHGFSKTQTSKIVKTEPQLLLSDPDKTLLPKLQFFYSKGASKPDVAKIVASSPAIMRRSLENQVIPSYNFFKDFLQSDKMAITVVKRFSRILLFDIHTYVASNMNALQEFGVPKSNIAGLLRNQPMAFMVRPNLFRENLEEVKKMGFNPSQMKFVIAVQAIRAGGKSSWERKIDIYKSWGWSEEEIRLAFTKSPWCMIYSEDKIMTTMDFFVNKMGRESSLIARRPVLISHSLEKRIIPRYSVVQVLLSKGLIDKDFSLPTVFQSTEKMFLHKFVNVYKEEAPQLMKLYQEKINLSEKQDFL; encoded by the coding sequence ATGAGGATGATGGTTGGCTTCCTTCGCAAAGCCCTTATGCTCCAGGTGAGGTTTAGTCTCACAGCTTCACCAACCCCACAAAGCTTGCATTTTCTTCTCTACCACCTCTACCCattctcatcttcttccacATCCATTTCAATTTCTCAAAAAGCACACCCATTCACTGTGTCTTACCTCGTTAACTCATGTGGCCTCTCTCATAAAGATGCTCTATCAGCTTCCAAATACATACACTTTGAAGCCCCCGAAAAACCCAATTCTGTCCTTGCCTTCTTCAACAGCCACGGGTTCTCTAAAACCCAAACCTCAAAAATCGTCAAAACAGAACCTCAACTCCTCTTATCCGATCCCGACAAAACCCTTTTACccaaactccaatttttttacTCCAAAGGCGCTTCCAAGCCTGACGTTGCCAAGATCGTAGCCTCTTCCCCAGCCATCATGAGACGAAGCTTGGAAAATCAAGTCATCCCATCTTATAATTTCTTCAAAGATTTTCTTCAATCCGACAAGATGGCAATTACTGTTGTTAAACGCTtttcccggattctactatttgaTATTCACACCTACGTAGCATCTAATATGAATGCGTTACAAGAATTTGGAGTACCCAAATCAAATATTGCAGGATTGCTAAGGAATCAGCCTATGGCATTCATGGTGAGGCCAAATTTGTTTAGGGAGAATTTGGAGGAAGTAAAGAAAATGGGATTTAATCCTTCACAAATGAAGTTTGTTATAGCAGTCCAAGCAATAAGAGCCGGGGGGAAATCTTCCTGGGAAAGGAAGATTGATATATATAAGAGTTGGGGTTGGTCTGAGGAAGAGATTCGGTTAGCCTTCACAAAGTCTCCCTGGTGTATGATATATTCCGAGGATAAAATAATGACAACAATGGATTTCTTTGTCAATAAAATGGGGAGGGAGTCTTCTTTGATTGCTCGCCGGCCCGTGCTTATCTCACACAGCTTGGAGAAGAGAATTATTCCTCGCTATTCAGTTGTTCAAGTTTTGTTGTCAAAGGGTTTGATTGATAAAGACTTTAGTCTGCCAACGGTGTTTCAGTCTACTGAAAAGATGTTTCTACACAAGTTTGTGAATGTTTACAAGGAGGAAGCTCCTCAGTTAATGAAACTTTATCAAGAGAAGATCAATCTTTCAGAAAAGCAAGATTTTCTTTAA
- the LOC100257952 gene encoding transcription termination factor MTERF5, chloroplastic yields the protein MRMIVGFLRKALVLQVRFTLTASPTPQSLHFLPHHFYPFSSSSTSISTSERSESFTVSYLIDSCGLSHKDALSASKLLRFETPEKPDSVLAFFNSHGFSKSQTSKIVKSLPRLLASDPDKTLLPKLQFFYSKGASKPDVAKIVVSTPGILKRSLENQIIPSFNFLKDFLQSDEMAITVVKRFSRILLFDLHTYVASNMNALQEFGVPKSNIAGLLMYRPMAFMVNPNLFRKNLEEVKKMGFNPSQMKFVLAIQAMRAGGESCWERKIDIYKKWGWSEEEIRLAFTKSPWCMIYSEDKIMAKMDFFVNKMGRESSLIAHRPFLIGLSLEKRIIPRYSVVQVLLSKGLINKDISLVVLFESTEKTFLERFVNAYKEEAPQLIKLYQEKINL from the coding sequence ATGAGGATGATCGTTGGCTTCCTACGCAAAGCCCTTGTGCTCCAGGTGAGGTTCACTCTCACAGCTTCTCCAACCCCACAAAGCTTGCATTTTCTTCCCCACCACTTCTACCCATTCTCATCTTCCTCCACATCCATTTCCACTTCTGAAAGATCAGAGTCATTCACTGTGTCTTACCTCATTGACTCATGTGGCCTCTCTCATAAAGATGCTCTATCAGCTTCCAAATTACTCCGCTTTGAAACCCCCGAAAAACCCGATTCGGTCCTTGCCTTCTTCAACAGCCATGGCTTCTCCAAATCCCAAACCTCAAAAATCGTCAAATCGCTACCTCGACTACTCGCATCCGATCCCGACAAAACCCTTTTGCCCAAACTCCAATTCTTCTACTCCAAAGGCGCTTCCAAGCCTGATGTTGCCAAGATCGTAGTCTCAACCCCAGGCATCTTGAAACGAAGCTTGGAAAATCAAATCATTCCTTCTTTTAATTTCTTGAAAGATTTCCTTCAATCCGACGAGATGGCAATTACTGTTGTTAAACGCTTTTCCCGGATTCTGCTCTTTGATCTTCACACCTATGTGGCTTCTAATATGAATGCGTTGCAAGAATTTGGAGTACCCAAATCAAATATTGCAGGATTGCTAATGTATCGGCCTATGGCATTTATGGTGAATCCAAATTTGTTTAGGAAGAATTTGGAGGAAGTGAAGAAAATGGGGTTTAATCCGTCACAAATGAAGTTTGTTTTGGCAATCCAAGCAATGAGAGCGGGGGGAGAATCTTGCTGGGAAAGGAAGATTGATATATATAAGAAGTGGGGCTGGTCTGAGGAAGAGATTCGGTTGGCCTTTACAAAGTCTCCCTGGTGTATGATATATTCCGAGGATAAAATAATGGCAAAAATGGATTTCTTCGTCAATAAAATGGGGAGGGAGTCTTCTTTGATTGCTCACCGGCCCTTTCTTATCGGGCTTAGCTTGGAGAAGAGAATTATTCCTCGGTATTCAGTTGTTCAAGTTCTGTTGTCAAAGGGTTTGATCAATAAAGACATTAGCCTGGTAGTTCTGTTTGAGTCTACTGAAAAGACCTTTCTGGAAAGGTTTGTGAATGCTTACAAGGAGGAAGCTCCTCAGTTAATAAAACTGTATCAGGAGAAAATCAATCTTTGA